The genomic region agagtaaatgagaatgtcgtcgatgaagacgatgacgaatttatccaagtatggcttgcaaacgcgattcatgagatccatgaatgcagccggtgcattagtgagcccaaaaggcatcactaggaactcgtaatgaccataacgagttctaaatgctgttttatgcacgtcttcatctctaaccttcagctgatggtagcctgacctcaaatcaatctttgagaagtaactagctccttgtaactgatcgaacaagtcgtcgatcctaggcaaaggatatctattcttgatcgtgactttgttaagctcacgatagtcgatgcacagacgcatcgacccatccttcttctttacgaacagaactggcgctccccaaggggacgaactaggtttgatgaaacctttggctaacaATTCGTCTAGCtgtgtcctcaattctttcatctcggtgggtgccaacctataaggtgcccTGGCAACTGGTGCCGTTccggggatgatatcaatcctgaactccacttgcctatctggtggcaaaccgggtagttcttccggaaaaactTCCGGGAATTCAGAAATAACagggatgtcttctatctttggtttagGGTCATCAATaattacttgtgccatgtagatgacacagccctTCTTTAAAccttttgaagccttgagcatagtcacctGCTCAGGCAgcccatactgggtatctccccgaatggtaagtgATTCGCCAGTCGGAGTCTTTATCACTACCTGCTTCTTGCTGCATacaatttgggcctggttgtgagataaccagtccatacccagtactatgtcaaaaccagccaactTAAACGGAAGTAGAGacagaggaaaagaatggttcttaatggatataacacatccatctaacatagtTGAGACGGTCTCTACGGttccatctgctaactctacctcataattcacttTTAAGGCTTTGACAGGTAATTTTAGCAATTcacaaaatttatgatctacgaaagacttatctgcgcctgaatcaaaaagtactcttgcaaagacatcatttacaaggaaggtacctgttatgacattatcgtCTTGCACAGCCTCTTtcgcgtccattttgaagactctagcattagtcttcttaACCTCCTCAGGCTTCTTGTTgtactttgggcagttggtcttgatgtgccccttttcattgcaacggTAGCACGTTGCGtcttttatctttttgcaatccaggGTTTTGTGATCCgtggacttgcaaattccacaagcAAAGGGTTTTGACTGAGTCTGAGAGTTTGACTCCAGTCTGCACTTTCCATAGTGCTGCTTCTTGCAAATTTTACACTTGGGCTTTTCACCAGAATTATGCCCATCCTTCCTCGActccgaccctttcttgttgTCACCGctcccacggtgcttcttgttCGACTTCCGCGAACCATCGTCTTCACGCTTCCTTTTCTCGGCCTCCttattcctcagcgatctctgtctgaccgcatccagagtgagggataaGGAAATGTCAGCTACAGACCTGAAGGTAGCTGGCCGAGAAGCTTTTACGCTTGCCTTGATTTCCGGGGCTAAACCTCCGATAAAGCGAGCGATTCtttttggttccggggttaccaggtaAGGAACCAACCGGGACAGCGTATTGAAGCTTGtcaggtaagcttgacagtctaggttcgtcatcaccaacgatagaaagtcagattctatcttctccacctcatgttgagggcagtagttatccTTGATTAGGGCGACAAATTGATCCCACGACATGTTATACAATGGGATTTTTCCGGTGGCCTCAATcagagatctccaccatgctaacgctTCACCCTTGAaggattgtgacacaaacttaactacatccctttcagcgcacccgctgatatctaccaccgtgtccatctcgtccagccaagtcatacagtcgacggcccccttttccccagtaaaatccctgggcttgcaagacacgaagtacttatAGGTGCAACCCTTGTTACGGGGTTCTTGATGCAGTACTAATTGTTGAGATGGGACACTTTGATGGTTGGTGGACTGACGGTCATCACCATCTTTCTTGGGTCCATTCTTTTTGGGAGGAggcttgctatgagcctcagaatgtgTCTTGGGCTTTGAATGTGGTGCAGAGTGGGTCCTACTTCGAGTACCACTGTATTCCTCATATTGCCTTTCCAAAGCCTGTGTAACAGCGCCGTCTATGATCGCTTTTAATTCAGCACCCGTTAACGTAATCTGGCCGTTCCCATTTTGCTCTACTGGATGGCTATTTATTTCATTTGAGTCAGCCATTTGGATTGAGCTGTTGCAGAAAACAAGGACAATGTTTTATTTGGGAGTTTTTAAGGAATTACCCCCTTAGGGTAACTCGTTAACCATGGTAatcagagaccatatttggttaacttattaatcGTATTAATTTAGGATTTCAATTAAAATTTATCCTAATCGTAAACAATAACAATATATATTAGCACATAAGGcttagtcacatggacaatttgaattttaagctatgatttcagagaatcaagacTTTTAAGGTTTGAACCAAGTTCTTTACCCTCATCAGACAGGGAGTCATAGCTACCTCTGCCTTATGGCTCATATGGAAGTGAGCTGGGCTCGTAAGCATCATATTACCACGTATGGTAATTTATGACCATCTTAATTGATGCTCTCAACCCATGATTCAGAGATCATATAATTGGGTTTGGAATCTTCTAAAGAATCCTTATATATATAAGAATGACAtatgattttaacgaatcacttctgccaggagtgttaacatgttttaagatgttaacagggatttgaatcttttaaacgggtcttaccatcttggcccggtccTTCAATTGACTCGAGGGCTAGGTTTCATACTTAAGattcttaattaatatttaaatagGCAGATTATTTTCAAAAGGAATGAATATAAATTAATTATGCACATAAGGCAAACGTGAAATTTTTATAACACAAACATTCCATTAATTATACATAggttacacgctgccctaaacgggtcttttcaAACAACATttacccacgcaggggtttaaACAAATacttgcccacgcaggggctcaATAACacacatacccacgcaggggtttaaTAGCAacacatgcccacgcaggggcctAATAACATAatagtccacgcagggactttacACAATAAAATACCCTCGCAGGGGTTGACAGAAAGATagacccacgcaggggtcaaattaaacatacatacttacatatatacccacgcaggggtttatACAATAAGATATGCTCACGCAGGGGCTTAACAACAGTTGGAAGGAGTCAGCGGTCCTTCTTGCTCTTCCCTTTGATCAAGCTTGTCAATCCTTGGAAGAACGTTTCTCGCTCCCTTCACTCCCTGTGAAATTCTCGCTCTACATAGTCCAATCTTTGCAGAATTTCTTCATGCTCTGGTGGAGAGAACCTTGGTGGTTGCGATTATGCCCGAACAATAGGTCTGGGAGGTATCGGGTACCCATGAGTTGGGTATCCTACTCCCCATGGATCTCCATAGGGTCCTTGAGTGTTATAGTTAGCCGTTACCATGTACGGGTCTGCTTCGGCATAGTTGTAGTTGTTGTGCACTGGCGGTTCGAACGGGTTATACGCCATGGAACTCGTGTATGCcggaattgggttatcaaaacccatagGCGGGGGTTGCGGTGCAACTGGTTGCGAAGGCCCACCCATTTGTGGATCTTCTTAatgtggcgggtagtggctggcACTTGATTGGCGTGGAGAACTAAAATGAAAGTCTCCTGTTCGCACAGACATGCGCGCTCcggttctcctacgccttggtggtTGCGGGGGTGccggttgaactggtggcggaggaggtggtggcgtgactgccacgaacCTTGGATCCTCAGGGGAAtcttgttgctgctgttgctgctgctgaggcggCGAATGGCGAGGAGGCGTATAGTACCATTCGTGCCTGGTAAACATGGCCTGAAAGCTATCAGGACCAACATAGGGCGATCCGTGAAAGGAAGATCCGTCAgagatctctatcgggtggtttggtgtgcCACTGGCAGGCTCGAcagggtccgtatcctcgtccatgtcgtCCGCATGATCTCCAGAGAAATGATCTTCTGGACCTAATGGGTTAAAATTTCCTGGTTCTTGTAGGAAGTTTGCCGGGTTAAACCGGCCCCTAAAAACTGGTGTAGGGTCACCGAAGGAGTTGTGCGATAAGGATCGCTGTAATGGTATGTATGAAGGTTGAGGGTTGCTGGCCTCGTAATCCGATCGTGGCCCATAAGGGTTAGGAGGTGTTGAACTGTGTGAGACCGACCGTCGAgctggctcaaagaggttcctccggTTCTGCTGGGGATCGTCACTCTCCGTGGTGGATGGAGCTCTCGCATTCGAGGGTCCAGCTTCATTATT from Helianthus annuus cultivar XRQ/B chromosome 10, HanXRQr2.0-SUNRISE, whole genome shotgun sequence harbors:
- the LOC110883384 gene encoding wiskott-Aldrich syndrome protein family member 2-like, with translation MPPRFFRRRGRGKGPITAPNNNEAGPSNARAPSTTESDDPQQNRRNLFEPARRSVSHSSTPPNPYGPRSDYEASNPQPSYIPLQRSLSHNSFGDPTPVFRGRFNPANFLQEPGNFNPLGPEDHFSGDHADDMDEDTDPVEPASGTPNHPIEISDGSSFHGSPYVGPDSFQAMFTRHEWYYTPPRHSPPQQQQQQQQDSPEDPRFVAVTPPPPPPPVQPAPPQPPRRRRTGARMSVRTGDFHFSSPRQSSASHYPPH